AGGCAATTCTATCTCTATGTGCCTTATTCATATTTGCTTGAATCTTAAATACAAAGGCTGAAAAATCCTTATCCATAGGATCAATTTCTCCTATGCTTGAATTTCTTGAAAGTGGTGCAGAAGTCATTTTTAAGAAATGCTCTAAAAATGGTTCAACTCCAAAGTTAGTTAAAGCAGATCCGAAGAATACTGGTGTTAAATCTCCTTCTCTTACCATTTTAGGATCAAGTTCATCTCCTGCAATATCTAAAAGTTCAATGTCTTCCATAAGTTTATCATGAAGTGGTGTTCCAAGTAGATCCTTGAATATCTCATCATTAACATCACCTTCTGTTGATGTAACTTCTGTTTGACCATGATTTCCAGCATTAAAAGCTAGAACTCTCTTGTTTTGTCTTTCATAAACACCTTTAAATTCCTTACCTGAACCTATTGGCCAATTTATTGGATAAGTCTTTATTCCAAGTTCATTTTCAATATCATCAAGTAAAACAAATGGATCTTGAGCTTCTCTATCCATCTTATTTATAAATGTAAATATAGGAATTCCTCGAAGGGCACAAACATGAAATAATTTTCTTGTTTGATCTTCTATACCCTTTGCAGCATCAATAACCATTACCGCACTATCCGCTGCCATAAGTGTTCTATATGTATCTTCTGAGAAATCTTGGTGACCTGGAGTATCCAATATATTTATGCAATATCCATCATAATTAAATTGCATAACTGAAGAAGTAACAGAAATACCTCTTTGTTTTTCAATTTCCATCCAGTCAGAAACAGCATGTTTAGAAGCTTTTCTTGCTTTAACAGAACCTGCAAGTCTTATTGCACCTCCATAAAGTAATAACTTTTCTGTAAGTGTAGTTTTACCAGCATCAGGGTGAGAAATAATCGCAAATGTTCTTCTTTTTTCAATTTCCTTTATATAAGCAGCCAAAGCTAAATCCTCCTATTTAATATAAAAATTCTTTAAATACGTCTTTGTTAATTTATTTTTACACTTTTCTAAGTCTTTCGTCAATATATTTAATCCACAATCTTCAATGCTTTGCAGCTTGAAATTGTTGATAACTTATTAATATGATATCTAAATTGTATGTTATTAAAAACATTCTATTTTTCCTCATTATTAACTGATATATTATAACATATTCCTAAATTTATGTACATTTAATATTATGAGTATTTTTCAATAACTAAGGTCAAATGTAAGAGATTATATTTATGCTTCTTAGTACTAAGAAAACTGAGCTTAAGTACATACAGTTGTTAATATTTTATTAACATTAATTAAGATTTTATAAAAAGGTACCTAATACCACTTACAACATAGGTATAGTATAGTACAATAAAAAACATGCTATTATACTCAATTTCTACTTTTTTTGATATTTTTTTAAAAAAAGGTACCAAAATATTCATAATCAACTTGTATTATATAGTGAAAAAGTAAAATATTACTTTAATTTTAACGTTAAATATTATTAATATTGATTTTCATAAAAAAAGGAGGATTCTTATGATAAAAAGAATGAGTAAAGCAACATCATTATTAGTAGCAGCAGCAGCAATTATTTCAATAATACCTGCAAATGCGGCTGACTATAAAAAAATTAATTCGGAAGACGGTACTGTGTATAATGCAATAGCATATAAAAACGGTAATTTCTATATTGATGGAGAGATTGACGATAAAGACGATGCCTCTTATTATTTAGCAAATGGCAAATATACTAATTTAGATGACATTGATAGCGGTGCATCTGCAGCAGGTTATGGTTCTAAATACGTAAATGTAGAGGAAGGAGATTACTTCCTTGATTTAGAAACTGGTAAAGTAACAGATGACAATCTTAAAGATGATGCACAAGATGATGCTGCTTCAGCTTTAAGAAAAAACATAAAAAAAGATACAGATGGAAGATATGTAAAAACTGATGCAGAAACAATTAAAAATTTAGCTAATAAAGAGCTAATTGGGAACAAATTTGGACAAGTATGGTATCAAACTCAATATACAAGTCTTAACGATACAAATGGCTTCACTACTGCTACACCAGGGCAATTAAATGTTTATACTGATGGAAAAGGAAGCTACATTGATGCTGACTACAACTTAGGTTCAATTAAAGTAACAACAACTTCAACAGCTATTGGTGTTAGTCCAAAAACTGTTACTGTGACAAATACAGATGACAAATTTGATGGTGCAGGTTTAAATGATGCTGTAACTTCAACAGTCAGTACAAGTTCAACTGTAATTGGGCAAGACTCTAGTAACATATATAGAATTGCAAAAATCACTATAAAAACTGAAGCTACAGTTTCAGTAAGTAAAATCAACGGTATTGATGTTACTGCAAATGCATTTAACACTTCAACACAAGGTGAAGTAAGCTTTAATGTTATTCAAAAAATTTCAAAAACTCAAGCTTCTGGAGATATTGATGGAGCAAAATACGCTAAATCAGTTACTAACTACATTATTGCTGATGACAAAGGTGTAGATGCTTCAGTAAATTTATTAACTAAATATACTGTTTCTAATGGGAAAATAATTACATATAAAATAGATACAACTGATAATTCAGTTGAAACTGCTACAATAATATTAACTTCAAAGAACGGTTACTATTACACTGACTTCAAAAAGAAAGCAGATGAAAAAGCAGCAGTTGTTGATAGTAATAATTTAGCTGTTGATACAGATGTAGATGGAAACCTTTGGCGATTATCTGGTGGATATATATACAGATGGGACAATAATAAAGATTGGGAAAAGATATATAAAGTAGATGGATCTTTCAATGAAATATCCGTATATGATAAAGATAACATTGTTGCTTGGAATGAAAATGATGAGGTTTATTCTGTAATTGGTGGAACAGAAGCTGAAACACCAGCTGAAGAAACTCCAGAAGTAAACACTGGTTGGGTACAAGCACCAAACGGTACTTGGTCATATAACAAAGCTGATGGAACTAAGGCTACAGGTTGGCTTCAAGATGGAGCTTGGTACTACTTAAAAGCCGATGGCGTTATGGCTACTGGATGGTACAATGATAACGGTACTTGGTACTTCTTAAATGGGTCAGGTGCAATGCAAACTGGTTGGCTAAATAACAATGGTACTTGGTATTATCTACAAAGCTCTGGGGCTATGAAAACCGGTTGGTTAAATGACAACGGCACTTGGTACTTCTTACAATCATCAGGAGCAATGACGACTGGTTGGTTAAATGATAACGGTACTTGGTATTACTTATATTCAAATGGTGCTATGGCTGCTAATACAGTAGTTGACGGATATAATTTATCTTCAAGTGGAGCTTTAAAGTAACTTATAAAAATAAATAATTATTATTAATTCAAATTTAAATATTAACTTAAAATTTGCTCTTTTAAGTAATTTCCTAAAATTTATTAATGTAGGGTTGTCTCAAAAATTCATTTTGAGACAACCCTCTTTTATAATTTCTAACTAATGATTCATCTATAGCTCTTTTATATTTTACAAAACAATTTTTTTGATTCTATATGGCAAATCTTACAATATTATAGTAATATATTGTAATATGTATTTGTTTACATTGACATATTCTTATTGTTAACAATTAGATAAAATTAATTTAAAGGGGATAGACTAATGGCTAGTGCAAACATAAAAACTATAATTCAAAAGTTTAAAGACAAAGTGAAAGACTTTCCTATACGAAAAAAATTATTCACATCAGTTGTAGCAATATTAATTCTTGGATGTTTAGCCTCTGGATTAGGTTTAATATTTATTCAGGTAACTAACGCTTCATAAAATCAAGATTATAAAGGTAATTTTTTAGAGATAAAAGATTCTATCAGCAATATTTTAGAATCTTTGAATCAAGTATTTTTAAATATTAAAGAAGCAACTTTTCAAGTTAGTGCTGGTTCACAACAAGTGGCTAGTACTGCTCAAGTATTATCACAAGGTGCAACAGATCAAGCTTGTGCAGTGAATTTCTAATTTCAATATATTTTCATAGGATAAGTATAACTTAGCAATTTAATATATATATTTCTACTTCCAATAATATACCTTAAAATTACCTTAAGATATCTTCAGATAATCTTAAGGTTTTATTTGCTTAAAAAGTACCAAATATCATTTTAATAAGTGTATGATATTAGGTAATAAGAAAATTATGATTAAATAACATTTTTATTCTTATTATTATAACTTTATTGAAAATGTACCAAAATATTCATTTATTATCTGTATAGTATAACGAAAAGTTAATTATTACTTTAGTTTTAACTTCTTTTTTTGTATTACTATACTAATTTTTTTAATAAAAGGAGGATTATTATGATTAAAGGAATGAGTAAAGCAACCTCATTAATAGTAGCCGCAGCAACTATTCTTTCTATAGTACCTGCAAGTGCTGCTAATTACAAAAAAGTTGATTCAGAGGATGGTATAATCTACGATGCAGTAGCGTACAAAGATGGTGCCGCACTTATTGATGGAGAAATTGAAGACATTGATGGCGCCTATTACTTAAATGATGGTAACTACCTTGAATTAGAAGATGTTGATTCAGGTTCAGATTACACTTCATATGGTACTAAATATGCTAATGTCGATGAAGGAGATTACTTTGTAGATTTAGAAACTGGTTCAGTTACAGATGATGATTTAAATGATGATGATTTAGATGATGCTGCATCGGCATTAAGAAAGAAAATCAAGAAATCAGATAGATACCTAGATTCAATTTCTACACCGAATACAACTGTATTTGGTGATACAGATATCGCTGACTTAACTGAAATTGCAGGAAATAAATTTGGCGAGTCTTGGTATGAAGCTAACATTGCTGAAGATAAATCTGCTTCAAGCAATATTTCAAAAACTGGCTTAACAGCTGGTGGAAATCCTTATTTTACTGTCTATACTGATACAAGAGGAAACTATATAGATGCAGATTACAACTTAGGAAAAATTAAAGTTTCAACAACTAATGCTGGAATAGCTGTAACAACATCAGCAGCAGTAACAATAGAAAATACAAAAGATACTTATGACTTAAGAGGTGGAGATGATACTTACGCTAAAATTAAACAAAGCGTAACATTAGGACAAGACTCTAACTATATATATAGATATGCAATAATTTCAGTAACCACAACATCTGATAAAGATGGACAAGTATTCATAAATAATAGAGCATTTAATATTACTACTGGTGCACCTAATTCTATTTCTACTGTAGATTTAAAAGTTATTCAAAAAATATCTAAAACTCAAGATGGCGATGATATTGATGATGCAGAATATTCAAAAACTGTTACTAACTATGTAATTAGTGATGATGATGCAAAATTAATAGGTAATGATGAGACCAATTATCTTAACTTAGCTAAAGACACTACTGGTAAAACTCAGGCAAGAGTTATTGGTGGAAAATTAGTATTATTCCAAGTTGAAGAAAATTCTGATGATGATAATGTTACAGTTCAAGCTGCTACATTAAAATCAAAAAATGGTTACTATTATACTGATCTTGAAGAAAGTACAACTATAACAGCAGAATTTAATGATGATCTTGATAAGACAGCATTTGATACTGATGTAGATGGAAATCTTTATGTAATAGATGGTGGATATGTTAAGACATTTGACGGAACTGATGATTGGGACAAAGTTTACAAGGTAGATGGCTCAATGGATGCATTATCAGTTTATGATAAAAATAACATGGTTTTATGGAGCCAAGATGATGAAGTTTATTCATTAATTGGTAAAACAACAACTGATGGAGATACAACAGTTGAAACTCCAGTTGTAAGTGCCGGATGGGCTCAAGCTACTGATGGAACTTGGACTTATATAAATACTGATGGAACTAAAGCTACAGGTTGGTTAAACTTAGGTGGTGTTTGGTACTACTTAAAAGCTGACGGTGTTATGGCTACAGGTTGGGTTCTTGATGGATCAACTTGGTATTATTTAAATCCAGTATCAACTGGTACACAAGGTGCAATGAAAACCGGTTGGATTCTTGACGGATCAACTTGGTACTTCTTAAGCGGATCAGGAGCAATGAAGACTGGTTGGATTAATGATAATGGTACTTGGTACTATTTATATTCAAATGGTGCTATGGCTGCTAATACAGTAATTAACGGATATAGGTTATCTTCAAGTGGAGCTTTAATATAGTTTATTAAAATAAGTAATAATTATTATACTTTAAGCTTCATGAATTAATTTATAATTTGCCCTTTAAATATTTCTTAAATTTATCCGATAGCTTGAACTTGATTAATAATAAGGGTTGTCTCAAAAATTATATTTTTGAGACAACCCTTCCCTTATACTTTTGCTAATTTTTAAGTAATTCATTATTTTTATAGTAATCAATTCCATATCTGAATTAATTACTATATATCTAAAGTATACTTATTTACTTTTAATTTATTTAATATTTCAACTTCATTTGTAATTATACTATCAACCCCAACCTCTATGACTTTCTGCATATCCTCCATGTTATTAACTGTATAAGTATTTACTCTTATTCCCGCTTTTTTAATTTCTTCCATATATGCTTTATTTAAAATACTAGGGAAATATGGATGATAACATTCTACAGAAATAGCTTTTAAATATTTAGGTATATTAACAAGAATAGATTCTGCTAAAGCTCCTAACGTTATTCTTTTCTTAGTAGATAGATTCTTATTCAGTTTAATCCTTTGATCTTCGAGCTTCCTTATTTTAATTAAACTCATATGGTTAAAACTCGAAATTATAACTCTATCTCTTAAATTAAAATTATCAATCATTGTTAAAACTTTTTCTTCTAAACCCTTATATTCAATAACACTATTTTTAAGTTCTAAATTTAATACCTTTAAATCTGATTTTGCAACAAGTTCTAATAATTCTCTTAATGTAGGTATTTCTTCTCCACCTCTGTTTTGAAAATATTCAACCTCTGCTATAGTATAATCTCCTATTTTTAAATTCTTTATATTATCTGCATTCAAATTATCAAAGATCCCTTCAATCTCCAATTTTGAATCTTGAATTTTATCAAAAGACAATTCTTTTAAATAAGGCATCTTTTTTAACATTTCATTATTTACTAATTGTATTTTTTTTAATTGTTCATTATCTATAATTTGCAAGTCTTCTAAAATCTTTGATTTTAAATATACCATTTCTTCTAATGCATCAGTTTTTAAAGCTTGGACCCTTGGTACGCTTTTAGTTCTAAATATTTTGAGTTCATCTAAAGTGTAGTCTTTAACAAAACCATGGCCATTAGTCGTTCTATCTAAGGTTTCATCATGAATAATAACTGGTATTCCCTCTTTAGAAAGTTGAACATCAGTTTCTATTCCATCTGCTCCATATTCAATCGCCTTCTTAAAAGCTAACATAGTATTCTCATCAAATTTTCCACTATAACCTCTATGTGCGATATTTAAAATCCCCAATTTATTTCCTCCCTCTATATTTCAAAAGTATTTAATTATATCCTAATAAATTTAACATCGTTTACTTATATTCGAACTATAATTTGTAATTTATTTATATATATACATATTTTACACCTATTTCAATTATATTACTACACATAAAAATACCTGTTTAATATACTTTATATTTTGCATATTAAACAGGTATTTTTATTTAATGTCTACTAGCTATTGTAGCACTCCACTCCCACTAAAAGGAGAAAGTTAATCACACAAAATTAAATATATACAGTGTGAAAATTCAATCAAATATAATTTTATTGACCAGTTATTTTTACGTAAAATTCGTCATAAACTCCTGATCCGTCCTTTGCAGTTGCCTTTACAGTAACTGTTCCATTTGAGACTGCTGTTAATTTACCAGAAGTACTTATAGTTGCTTCTCCAGTTGTATTATTTGTGTTATTTGAAACTGACCATGTTACTGTTTGATCAGTTGCATCATTTGGATATACTTTTTTGGTCATTTGTAAGCTTCCGCTCTTAGTTGTAATTTTAGCTAAATTATTTGAGTCTGAAACTGTTATAGCTTCAACCTTTTTAGTATCTTCAGCAGTTGAGCTGTCATCTACTTCCCATTGAGCATATAAAGTAATATCTTTTTTAATCTTTATCTTATCATCATATTCGTAGCTTGTACTATCTCCATCACTATCAGTATTCCATTCAACAAATGCATATCCACTCTTGGTAGGTTTATATAAAGTCATATTTGTATCTTCATCAATAGTTCTTGTCTTAAGTAGTTCATCATCACTATCTTCAGCATAAGGATCTTTAAACTTAACCTTATATTGCTTCACTTGTTTTGAACCATCTGATGGAATATCACTTGACATCTTTATATCATCACTTACTATTTGACTTGGTACATAAGGAAGTGTGCTGTTTCCATAATAATCAAATCCTTTGATAGGCATCGGTACATCAGTTCCTATGCAAACTCCATTATCATCAATATTATAAAGTATCCCATTTACAATACAATTACCTTTTTGCATTTCTCCACTTTGGGTAAACACATAAATCTTTCCTTCAATTTGGATTACTCCAGTCTGCATAATTCCACTTAAATCTATATAATACCATTCACCATTGCTATTAATCCATCCAGTTCTCATTTGACCAATATCATCGAAAAAATACCAATTGCCACTTATTTGTCTCCATCCTGTAGCATATCTATATCCTTCTGTATAACTCCAATTTCCATAATCATTTTTAACCCATGCAGCTGAAACTCCTACTGGCGCTAATGTAATTATTGTTGAAGTAATAACAGCTGCTACAATTAACTTTTTAAAAAACTCATGCTTCATATTAAGCTCCTCCTTATATTACCTGGTTGTTTGGTCAAGTTATATTGCAATAACCTGACCACCTCTTCTTTAGTGTGTTCTACTTTCAATTGCGCCCTCTAACTCTGTAATAATTCTAGAAGGTGATTTTTCCTTCCAAATCACGTTTTAAGTAATTGTTATAGTTTTTGTAAAGCTCTTACCTGATCCATCGTTAGCAGTTGCTGTTACCATTACTGTTCCAGCAGACACTGCTGTTAATTTTCCACTCGCATCAATTGCCGCATGAATAGAATCCCCTGTTCCTCCAAAATCTGTTACAGTCCATTTTACAGTTTGATTTGTTGCATTAGTTGGTTTTATATCTGTTGGCAATTGTAATGTCTTTCCAGATACTACAGTATCTAATCCAGTTATTAAAACGTCTGTTACTAAAATAATTTGTCCACTTATTGTAATTACTTTTGCTCCTGTAATTACTTGTGTTCCGCCTAAAATCGTAGCAGTTGATCTTACTGTAACTGTTCCATTTGCTATTGCTGTTAATTTTCCAGTACTATCAACTGAAGCTTTTCCTGTCATTGCTGTTCCTGTATCTCCAATTTGCTCAACTGACCATGTTATTGCTGATGGCGTAGTCGTTGCATTAGTTGGGAATACATTTGCTTGCATTTGTAGAGTTCCTTTATCAACTGTTATTTGAGCAACTTCAGTAGTTCCAATCACTCCACCATTTAAGGCAAATCCTTTTAATGCAAATCCTGTTGCTTTAACAACTTGATTACTTATTGTTATTGTTATAGGATTTGAAGCAACTTTACCATTATCTGTTGAAATTGCTTTTACTTTAACTGCTCCATTTGATACTGCTGTTAAAAGTCCTGTAGGGCTAATTGTTGCTTTCCCTGTCAATCCAGTTACAGGGTCATAGATTGATTCAACTGACCATATTACCACTTGGTTAGTAACATTATATGGAGTGAAGTTTGCACTCATTTGTAAAGTTCCATTAGGACTTTTTATTTCTTCATTACTATCACTTGGTGTAATTACTGTAATTCCATCAACTAGAACTTGTGGAATTATTTTTATTGTTTTACTTCCAAAAATACCTGTGCCATCTGTCGCAGTTGCTATTACATTAACATCTCCAGCTGATTTTCCTGTTAGAACTCCAGTAGACGTAATTGTTGCAGTTCCTGTACTTCCTGCCACACTATCAACTGACCATTTTACTGTTTTATAAGTTGTATTAATTGGTAATATACTTGCGCTCATTTGTAAAGTTCCATCAACTACTGCTTCTGAAGCATTTCCTGTTGAATTTACTGTAATACTAATTGCTTCGACAAATTGTCCGCTTAAACTTATAGTTTTAGTTCCAATTACCTTCGGATAATCTACTGAAGTTGCTTTTACTATAACTGTTCCATTAGTTACTGCATGTAAGGTTCCATCAGCATCCATTGTTGCAGTTCCTGTTCCACTACTAACTGCCCAAGTTACTGCTTGAGATGTTGTACTAGTTGGCACTACAGTTGCAATCATTTTTAAAGTTCCATTATCAGTTGTTATTGATGTAGCATCATTTGTTCCACTTACTACAATACTTGATACTGGTATTATAGTACTTTGTCCAGATAGTTCTATATCTTTAGTTCCAACAACCTTTGATCCATCTGTAGCAGTTGCTTTTACTGTAACTGTCCCATTTGATATTGCAGTTAAAACTCCATTACTATCAATTTTTGCACTTCCATCTACATTTTCAACTGACCATGTTACCGCTTTTTTAGATGCAGTAGTTGGTGTTACAATTGCACTCATTTCTAATGTTCCACCATCAGCTGTTATTGTAGTAGAATCATCTTTCCCATTTACCGTTATTTTAGTTACTATTATGCTTTGTCCACTTATTGTTATAACTTTAGTTTTAACAATTCCAGAACCATCATTAGCAGTTGCTTTTACTGTAACTTTTCCATCTGCTAATGCCTTCAATAGCCCTGTACTACTAATGGTTGCATTTCCATCCATTATTGTGCCTGTATCTCCTACCTTTTCAACTGACCATGTTACTGATTTATTACTTGCAGTGGTTGGTAATATACTTGCAGTCATTTGTAGAGTTCCACCATCAGCTGTTATTGTATCAGCTCCACTTAATACAATACCTTCTACTGGTATCTTTAGAAGTTGTCCACTTATTGTTATGGTTGTACTTCCAACAACTGTTGATCCATCTTTATTAGTTGCAGTTGCTTTTACTGTAACTGTTCCATTTGATTTTGCAGTTACAAGTCCATTAGCATCAATACTTGCACTTCCTGTTCTATTTTCAATTGACCATGTTACATCTTGCTTATTTGCATCAGTTGGTAACACACTTGCCTTCATTTGTAATGTTCCACCATTAGCTGTTATTGTAGAAACTCCAGTGTTGCTAGTCACTGAAATTTGGCTTACAGGTACAACTACTTCTGTTGCACTTACTGTTACTTCCTTCATTCCACTTATATTTGATCCATCTTTAGATGTTGCTTTTACTGTAACTGTTCCATTTGCAGTTCCTGTCAATAATCCATTACTGTCAATTGTTGCTTTTCCTGTACCATTAGTAACAGACCATGTTACACTTGTATTTGATGCATCACTTGGTGATATTTCTGCTGTCATTTGGCTAGTATTATTTATAGTAACGTATGAACTACCCTTTACAGTAATATCATCTACATATATAGCATCATCATCTGCCCATTGTGCATATAAGTTTATATCTTCTTTTACTTTTATATTATCATTTTTATCATAACTCTTACCTGATCCATCACTCTTAGTATCCCAACCTGCAAAGACATATCCACTTTTAGTTGGTTCATATAGATCTACTGACTTTCCATTTTTAACACTCTTTGTTTTAAGTTCTGCTCCATTGGAATCTTTAAATCTAACTTTAAATGTTCTTCCTTCATTTGGATCATCATCAGATATACTTTCATCTTCAATAACTTCATTAAATTTTGAATCAGTTGGTGAAGTAGTTGACTTATTATGACCATTCTTTAAAACTGTTAATACATTTCCAGACTCATCGAATTCTTTATCCGGTGTTGGCACTTTCATACCTACAACTTCTCCATTTGAGCCAATAGTATAAAATTGTCCATCAATCACCGTATTCCTAGTTTTTGCAACTCCATTATCATCCAACATATAAACTTTTCCTGCTATATTAACAGTTCCTGTTTGCATTTCTCCACTTGAATCTGCATAATATAAATTCTTATTATAGTTAATCCAACCTGTTTTTAACACTCCATTATTTTGCAGAAAATACCATGAACCTCCGGCTTTAATCCATCCAGTTTGCATTTTCCCATTATCATCAAAATAATACAATTGTCCATCAATTCTTTTCCAGCCCGTCATTCTTTGATTATCTTGAGTATAATACCAATTATTTTGATAATCCTTTACCCATTCAGCTGAAGCTTTAATTGGAACTAATGTACATAATGTTGTTGAAATCATAGTTCCTAAAATTATTTTGCTTATAAATTTCCGTCTCATGAAAACTTCCCCCTATATATGTTTTTCCCAACATGTTTTTCTTAATATATTTCTACTAGTAGTCGTCTCTTTTTATTTTAATATGTATTTTGTTATAAACTTTATTCTTTAACTAATCCTAAATTGCCCACATAGTACCCTAAAGATCATCAATTGTACATTGTTAATTTCGATACGCATAATATACTTTATTATCGATACATTTTTATATAACTAAATAGTTATAACACCATATTATATCAAACCTGCCATATTAGGATAATATTTTAGAAAAATATTTCCTATGGTAATAGACATAAATAAATCCTCTACATCTATTACTGATGTAGAGGATCTAGTTAATAAATATTCTATGCTAAAGCACCCATCAAAATCTTCCGTAACTGGAACAAATGCATGCCCCCTTATTTCGGTATGACTATACGCTTAAACTTCCATCTGAATTAAAAATGTATTTTGTTCCATCTATATATCTTGAACCTGTTACCATTATTCCATTAACATTGAAATAATATGATTTGCCATCTAAAGTAACCCATTCATTTTTCTTCATCTTACCATTAACATCATCTAAATAGCATAAACCATCTGATGACTCTGCCCAACCTGTCTTCATAGAACCATCATCATTTGCACAGTACCAACTTCCATTAGATCTAAACCATCCTGTTTGCAAAGCTCCTGATGGATCTTTAAAGTAATACCATTTTGTTCCCAATTGAAGCCAATCATTTGCTACTTGTCCATTATTTTTTAAATAATACCATTTGCCATCAGACCATTTCCAAGTTGAAGTTGCCATTGAACCATCTTTATTAAAGTAATACCAATAGTCTTCTATTTTAAGCCAATCCTTTGTCATCTTCCCATCAGCTTTTAGGTAATAATTTTTATCACCATCATTAACCCACTTCATCTTTTGAGCTGACCCATCATCGCCAAGGAAGTACTTATCCTCATTATCTTGAACCCATTTGTTAAATAATTGGTACCCCTTTTTCTTATCAAAGTAACTTCTCTTGCCATTAACTATTTGCCATCCGGTTTCCATAGCTCCATCAATCCTATTAAAATAGTATGTTTTGTCCTTAATTTTTTGAATACCTTTTAAGCTTATACCGTCTTCATCATAATAATAAATGTATCCATCTCTTTTGTCCCAGCCTTCATCATTATCAAATCTGTCAAAGACTTCATCCCAAGCATCATCAACATCATCACTCTTATCATTAAGTGAATCAGTCAAATCATTTAAGGAATCACTTAAATCATCAAGGGAATCAGTTACTCCATTAATAGTATCGCCTATACCACTGTTGTCTATTACATTTCCAATTTCAGAGTTTACATTTGGAATCATAGTATATGTTCCAATTTTTATCATTCCCTTTATTGTATCTCCTATAGCACTCAAATTCATACTATTTATTGTAGAATCTAATAATGCTTTTTCAAAAGTTTCAACT
The DNA window shown above is from Clostridium beijerinckii and carries:
- a CDS encoding bacteriocin produces the protein MKHEFFKKLIVAAVITSTIITLAPVGVSAAWVKNDYGNWSYTEGYRYATGWRQISGNWYFFDDIGQMRTGWINSNGEWYYIDLSGIMQTGVIQIEGKIYVFTQSGEMQKGNCIVNGILYNIDDNGVCIGTDVPMPIKGFDYYGNSTLPYVPSQIVSDDIKMSSDIPSDGSKQVKQYKVKFKDPYAEDSDDELLKTRTIDEDTNMTLYKPTKSGYAFVEWNTDSDGDSTSYEYDDKIKIKKDITLYAQWEVDDSSTAEDTKKVEAITVSDSNNLAKITTKSGSLQMTKKVYPNDATDQTVTWSVSNNTNNTTGEATISTSGKLTAVSNGTVTVKATAKDGSGVYDEFYVKITGQ
- a CDS encoding glucan-binding protein, whose amino-acid sequence is MIRRINKIVALVLIGTSIVTIAPLNIFSIDAKAEVNNSTEITLDSQDNKVTLASTDEEEALKTVEAAMIPTKLNAVYSNVSTSTTVSQFEECGSLSYTLDDTAAGTIAQTLTNNMPKIVAGVTAVETGGTQLIAYGQSIGSQTLIQKGTKLKLSAIGVLTKLQAMGSLSNAKIIAMVKEEAKNIPVYKYTVADGTSTAAQGFAVGGTLGLALNPVDTYNATEKTATYSSLALVPSLPLSGSTAYGKIIDLSASNTKIICDGLNINIMDYTNSKVYAINNPVYNMLQMSKGVKSAKSTDILNAISFSGVTNLKGFTSRIDLSSQGISTTILGISLTTKDLTSKNYQYALPVETFEKALLDSTINSMNLSAIGDTIKGMIKIGTYTMIPNVNSEIGNVIDNSGIGDTINGVTDSLDDLSDSLNDLTDSLNDKSDDVDDAWDEVFDRFDNDEGWDKRDGYIYYYDEDGISLKGIQKIKDKTYYFNRIDGAMETGWQIVNGKRSYFDKKKGYQLFNKWVQDNEDKYFLGDDGSAQKMKWVNDGDKNYYLKADGKMTKDWLKIEDYWYYFNKDGSMATSTWKWSDGKWYYLKNNGQVANDWLQLGTKWYYFKDPSGALQTGWFRSNGSWYCANDDGSMKTGWAESSDGLCYLDDVNGKMKKNEWVTLDGKSYYFNVNGIMVTGSRYIDGTKYIFNSDGSLSV